The Pseudomonadota bacterium genome contains the following window.
GCGAAGATTCTGGTTCTCGACCACATCGCCCACCCGCGGTGGACGGCCGAGCTCGTCGACCACCAGCCCCGTGACGCGATCGATGCCCTCCCACTCGCAGTCGTCACGGTCGAAGGCGTCGGCCACGTCTTCGAGAGGCACGTCGCCCTGCACGCGCAGGCTGCCGTCCGGCAGCGTGGTGATGGGCTCGACCTCCTCGGCATCGAACTCGTCACGAACCTCGCCGAACACCTCCTCGACCAGGTCCTCCATGGTGACAAGGCCCGCGGTGCCGCCATTCTCCTCGAAGACCACGACCATCTGCACCCGCTCGTCGCGCATCTTCTCGAACACCTCGTCGGTGAGCATGGTCTCGGGCACGAACGGCAGGTCGCGCTTGATCTGGCGCACGGGACGATCGCCCGGGAAGCGCCGCCGGCTGCGGATGAGATCCTTCACGTGCACCATGCCGACGATGTGGTCCATGTCGCGCTCGTACACCGGGTAGCGGGTGTAGCCCTCGGCCACCACGAGCTTGAGGGCCTCATCGACCGTGGCGTCGACCGGCACGCCCACGATGCGGGTTCGCCCCACCATCACCTGGCGCACCGCCCGCTCGCCGAAGTCGATGACGTTCTGCATGAGCTCGTGCTCCTCGCCCTCGAGCATGCCCTTCTCGTGGCTCTCCTCCATGATGAGGCGGAGCTCCTCCGACGAGTAGACGAACGAGACGTCATGCGAGGCGGGCAGGCGGAGCAGGCGCAGCACCCCCTGCCCGATGCGGCTCAGCACCCACACCAGCGGCGCGAAGATGCGTCCGAGCACCAGCATGGGGCGGATGAGCATGAGAATCACGGGCTCGGCGCGGAGCAGGCCGATGCTCTTGGGCACCAGCTCGCCGAGCACGATGTGCCAGAAGGTGAGAAACGCGAGCACGATGACCGACGCCACCACGTGAGGATGCACCATGGGAAGGCGCTCCGCGAAATACCCCACCAGGCCGTGCTCGGCGTACATGCCCAGGAACAGGCTGGCCAGCGACAGCCCGAGCTGCGAGGTGGCCACGAAGTGCTCCTGGCGGCTCACCGTGCTGGCGGTCGCAAGAGCCAGGGCCGCCACCCGGTTCCCCTCCTGGGCGAGCTGCTCGAGGCGCGGCTTGGGGGCGGAGATGAGGGCGAACTCAGCGGCCACGAAGAAGCCGTTCGCAAAGATGAGGGCAAACGAGACCACGAGCAGCAGAACGAGCTCCACGGTCAGGCGTCTCCTCTCGCGTCTTTGCGCAGGCGCACGAGGTGCACGCGCCGGCCGCGGGCTTCCACCACGTCGAAGACGAGACCGGCGCCACGGGCGTGGTCGCCGGTCTGGGGGGCGCGGCCGAGCAGCTTCATGACCAGACCGCCCACCGTGGTCACGTCTTCCTCGTCACAGGCGTGATCGAGCTCCTCCTCAAGGTCGGCCAGCGAGAGATCGCCCCGAGCGAGCCAGGCGC
Protein-coding sequences here:
- a CDS encoding HlyC/CorC family transporter; the encoded protein is MELVLLLVVSFALIFANGFFVAAEFALISAPKPRLEQLAQEGNRVAALALATASTVSRQEHFVATSQLGLSLASLFLGMYAEHGLVGYFAERLPMVHPHVVASVIVLAFLTFWHIVLGELVPKSIGLLRAEPVILMLIRPMLVLGRIFAPLVWVLSRIGQGVLRLLRLPASHDVSFVYSSEELRLIMEESHEKGMLEGEEHELMQNVIDFGERAVRQVMVGRTRIVGVPVDATVDEALKLVVAEGYTRYPVYERDMDHIVGMVHVKDLIRSRRRFPGDRPVRQIKRDLPFVPETMLTDEVFEKMRDERVQMVVVFEENGGTAGLVTMEDLVEEVFGEVRDEFDAEEVEPITTLPDGSLRVQGDVPLEDVADAFDRDDCEWEGIDRVTGLVVDELGRPPRVGDVVENQNLRIVVESVLDKTVGMARVYNLAPQFSEEDELDLGT